Proteins encoded by one window of Mercenaria mercenaria strain notata chromosome 4, MADL_Memer_1, whole genome shotgun sequence:
- the LOC128556676 gene encoding uncharacterized protein LOC128556676: protein MIHCSVYTLYGLPSVIPGAVHTLYGQHPMIPGAVHTLYGQPSMIHVAVHTFYGLTSVIHVAVHTLYGLTSVIHGAVHMLYGQPSVIHGAVHTLYGLPSVIHGAVHTLYGLPSVIHGAVHTLYGQPSMIHCAVHTLYGLPSVIHVAVHTLYGQPSIQNHGKMSVFYLFGIIVCLK from the coding sequence ATGATACATTGTTCCGTATATACGTTATACGGTCTACCTTCTGTGATACCTGGTGCCGTACATACTTTATATGGTCAACATCCTATGATACCTGGTGCCGTACATACTTTATACGGTCAACCTTCTATGATACATGTTGCCGTACATACGTTTTACGGTCTAACTTCTGTGATACATGTTGCCGTACATACGTTATACGGTCTAACTTCTGTGATACATGGTGCCGTACATATGTTATACGGTCAACCTTCTGTGATACATGGTGCCGTACATACGTTATACGGTCTACCTTCTGTGATACATGGTGCCGTACATACGTTATACGGTCTACCTTCTGTGATACATGGTGCCGTACATACGTTATATGGTCAACCTTCTATGATACATTGTGCCGTACATACGTTATACGGTCTACCTTCTGTGATACATGTTGCCGTACATACGTTATACGGTCAACCTTCTATCCAAAATCATGGAAAGATGTCTGTGTTTTACCTGTTTGGCATAatagtatgtttaaaataa
- the LOC123553518 gene encoding uncharacterized protein LOC123553518 produces MTKYLPLTVLLLYILERSCGYIDEREYHIERTNHGSEEEIKITDRNGHSVANIGLYLEEEYQNILPDDPYVCLIARLDMRSDISVCYDRVPLPPDIKGIESKTEKCGDRPLFLLAKRDCAFIEDTENGTDREKRETHFRCSYSDHPVTVCVEEESYCKKTGWLFRAGKCKSWGTKCKRYEVVYRKTLNCPPF; encoded by the exons ATGACAAAGTATCTGCCACTAACTGTTCTTCTTTTATACATTCTTGAACGTTCATGTGGGTATATCGATGAG aGAGAGTATCATATCGAGAGAACTAATCATGGGtcagaagaagaaataaaaattacAGACAGAAATGGTCATTCAGTGGCCAATATTGGCCTGTATTTAGAAGAA gaatatcaaaatattctacCGGATGATCCATACGTTTGTCTGATTGCACGCCTCGATATG AGAAGTGATATTTCTGTGTGTTATGATAGAGTTCCCCTTCCGCCAGACATCAAAGGTATCGAGTCGAAAACTGAAAAATGCGGAGACCGTCCTTTATTTCTCCTGGCCAAACGTGATTGTGCTTTTATTGAAGATACAGAAAATG GAACTGATAGGGAGAAACGGGAGACTCATTTCAGATGTTCTTATTCCGATCACCCAGTCACCGTGTGTGTTGAAGAGGAATCGTACTGCAAGAAAACCGGCTGGCTCTTCCGTGCCGGGAAATGTAAAAGTTGGGGAACAAAATGCAAACGATATGAAGTAGTTTACAGAAAGACTTTAAACTGTCCTCCGTTCTAA